The Ornithinimicrobium sufpigmenti genome includes the window GAGCCGGTCGCGCTGGAGTCAGAGTCGTCACCCTTGTGCCCTCCCGGGCCCGTCTTTGTGTGCCCGGCGAGGTCGTCGAGCATGGCCTTGTACACCAGGTCGGACCTGAGTTGGGTCAAAAGGCTTAGTGCCTAGGTCGCGCCGTTCTTGAGGTCGTTGAGGACGGCTTGATCGCTGGAGCTGAGGGCTGGTGGCAGGGTCTGGACGGCGCCGTTGGCCTCGATGGTGGCTGAGCGCAGTGGGCGGATCTGGCGCAGGAATCGGCGCAGGGACAGTCCGGTCCGGGCCTGGACGGTGCGAGCGATCGCCAGGGCGGTGAACACGATGGTCAGGTGCGCCTCGATCGAGTCGCGTCGTCGGGCGAACAAGGGACGGGCTCGCAGGTCGCTCTTGGACATCCGGAACGTTTGCTCCACGTGCCATAGGTCTCGGTAGGAGTCGATCACCTCGGCCGCGGGCAGGGCCGTGGCCGGGATGTTGGTGACGAAGCCCTTGAGCCCGGCCAGCCGGCGGGCTCTGGCCAGCGCCGCTTCGTCCAGGACCAGGCCGTCGCTCTGGGTCTTGACGAACCTGGGGGTGCGGGCTGGTTTGTCGCCCTCGATGGCCGCGCGGGCTCGGTTCTCCTGGGCGGTGAGGGTCTTGTTGTCCCTCGCGAACCGCTTGGCCGAGTAGGACCACACCGCCCGCCAGGAGCTGGGGTGCTGCTCGGGGTCCCAGGCCGGCTCGCGACGCAGGGCGGGGTCGTTGTCGGTGTTCTTGCCGACCTTGGGGGTCACGGTGTCGATGATCTGGCCATCGGTGAACGCATCCCCGTGCCAGCGGAAGTGAGAGATCAGGTCGATCGGGGCCTTGGCGGTCTTGGACCCGACGATGAAGGTGTGCCCGGCCTCGTCCAGGGCTCTCAGGTTGGCCGCGGACAGCATCCCGGCATCCGCGACAACGACCAGGTCGGTGATGCCGTGCCGCGCGGCGAACGCCTCGATGATCGGCACGATGGTGTGGGTCTCGGCCTTGTTGCCCTCCCAGCAGCCGATCTCCAGAGGGAAGCCGTGTCGGTCGACCAGCAGGCCGACGATGATCTATGGGTCGACCCGACGCTCCTTGGAGTAGCCGACCTTGCGCAAGGCGTCTTCCTCGGCGGCTTCGAAGTGCAGCGTGGTCACGTCGTACAGACACAGCGACACGTCTCCGCTGGCCCGGGCGTGCTGGAAGCAGAGCTCGGCGATCTGGTCACGGTAGGCCCGTCCTGGCAACGGCCCAGCGTGCGTTTGCGGGTCGACAGGCTCGCCGAGGTCCGGCCCAGGTCGGCCAGCACCCGGTCGACGTCCAGCAGGCTGGTCGGCTCCACCACCCGGGCGATGACCAGGTCGCGGAACACCTCATCCTCCAGGGCGTCGAGGCCCAGGTCGGTGTACACCCCGGCCAGGGCGTCATACAGCACCGCCGAAGACGTGCGCAGCACCTGCGGCGCGGCCACCACCGGGCGCCGTGCCGGGACGGTGGCTGGCTCGTCGAACAGCGTCTGGGTCGGGGCCGGCACCATGGCCGCCCTGGTCACCGGCAGCGACAGTCCCAGGTCCAGCTGCCCCTGGGCGTCGTCCTCGAGCAGCTTGCGCGCCCGATCCATCAGCAGCCCGAGCTCGGTCTCATCGTGCGCCGACCCCACGTGCCGCACGATGCGCCGCCGCCCGCCCACGGACTCGGCGATCTGCACCGCGGTCGCACCCGAGGCCGTCCGCACCCGCCGAATCCACGCCATCACCCGATCCTAGGGCCCCGGTTAGTGCCTAAACGACGCACCAAGCCACTACATCACCGCAGGTCACAGCCCCGCGCCCCGAAGAATCAGCGACTTGTGACCCAACTCAGGTCGGACAGGCGCCGTTTGAGGCAGCGCAGCGCTTCCATCGACGTCTTCCCGCCGGCCTTCTTGCGGTCGTAGTAGGCGCGGCCCTCGGTGGTTCTGGTGCGCAGCTGCACCACGGCCATGATGTGTAGGACACGGTTGATCTGCCGGTTCCCGCCTCGGGAGAGCCGGTGGCGGGTGTGCTCCCCGGAGGAGGCGTCGATCGGGGCGGTGCCGGTCCAGGACGCGAAGTGGTTGCGGTCGGGGAACCGGGTGACGTCACCGACCTCGACCAGCAGCCGGGCCGCTCCCGAGGGGCCGATGCCGTGCAGGCTCATCAGGGTGGTGCCGGTCGCCTCGACGAGGGCCTTGAGCTCCTTGTCGGCGGCCTTGGTGCGGGCGTAGATCTTCGCCAGGTCCTCGGCCAGCTCGACCGCGTGAGCCTTGCGCACCTTGCCCGCCGCGGTGGTCGGGCGGACCTTCTTCAGCAACTCCTTGGCCTGGGCCGCGGACAGGGACGTCTTGGCCCCGCCAGGGATCAGCTCAAGCAGCAGCTTGTGCAGCTGGCACACCTTGCGGGTGTGCTCCTCGCCCAGGGAGCGGCGCCGATCCACGCACATCCGCAGCACTTCCAGTTGGTCATCGTTGATGACGGGGCGCAGCCCGGACATGCGGACCCCGACCAGGGCGATGGAGTGGGCGTC containing:
- a CDS encoding IS110 family transposase, producing the protein MNEQEPLRVVIGMDPHKRSVTIEVMTADESILGGGRFSTDADGYARLLAYARAWPHRVWAVEGCAGIGKHVADRLVADGEDVVDVPAKMSARVRIFTTGQGRKTDATDAHSIALVGVRMSGLRPVINDDQLEVLRMCVDRRRSLGEEHTRKVCQLHKLLLELIPGGAKTSLSAAQAKELLKKVRPTTAAGKVRKAHAVELAEDLAKIYARTKAADKELKALVEATGTTLMSLHGIGPSGAARLLVEVGDVTRFPDRNHFASWTGTAPIDASSGEHTRHRLSRGGNRQINRVLHIMAVVQLRTRTTEGRAYYDRKKAGGKTSMEALRCLKRRLSDLSWVTSR